A genomic window from Candidatus Protochlamydia phocaeensis includes:
- a CDS encoding amino acid permease gives MTQDLIKKGSLLGGILLVAGCCIGAGMLGLPVLSAMAGFKPSVVMFLICWLFMVCTGLLLLEVNLWFGEEISIITMAERTLGKGGKAVSWLVFLFLFYSLMVAYVAASGSLVSDFLNQWTGYSLHHGIGGALFCLLFGLLIYLGIGAVDWFNRLLMFGLIISYVCLVGLGLPHVDVSLLKHQDWEAATLVLPAVIVSFGFHNLVPSLTTYFKSHVGSLVKAIVIGSAIPLSVYLIWEWLILGLVPLGSFQEALDQGEIATEALKNAVGISWILDIAQAFAFFAIVTSFLSVAVSFVDFLSDGLGIQKTPRGKVLLASLVLGPPLLCALLYPTIFLQALNYAGGFGAVILFGILPALMVWKGRYTQKMGKRQLVPGGKPVLIAVFLFAFWVMALQLI, from the coding sequence ATGACACAGGACTTAATTAAAAAAGGAAGCCTCCTCGGCGGCATTTTGCTCGTTGCCGGTTGCTGCATCGGAGCTGGAATGCTAGGCCTACCAGTATTAAGTGCAATGGCCGGATTTAAGCCGAGCGTGGTGATGTTCCTGATTTGCTGGTTGTTTATGGTTTGCACCGGCCTTTTGCTTTTAGAAGTCAATCTCTGGTTTGGCGAAGAAATCAGCATTATTACGATGGCCGAGCGTACCTTGGGAAAGGGGGGAAAGGCAGTCAGCTGGCTTGTTTTTTTGTTTTTATTCTATTCCTTAATGGTCGCCTATGTGGCAGCTAGCGGATCGTTGGTCTCGGATTTTTTAAATCAATGGACAGGCTACTCCCTGCATCATGGAATCGGAGGGGCGCTTTTCTGCCTCTTGTTCGGCTTGCTCATTTATTTGGGGATTGGAGCCGTGGATTGGTTTAATCGGCTATTAATGTTTGGCCTTATTATTTCCTATGTTTGCTTAGTTGGACTAGGGCTGCCTCATGTGGATGTCTCCTTGCTTAAGCATCAGGACTGGGAAGCTGCAACATTGGTTCTTCCGGCTGTCATTGTATCATTTGGCTTTCATAATCTGGTTCCCAGCCTGACGACTTATTTCAAAAGCCATGTGGGGTCCTTGGTCAAGGCCATTGTCATAGGCAGCGCCATTCCGCTTAGCGTCTATCTGATTTGGGAATGGCTGATTTTGGGTCTGGTTCCATTGGGAAGCTTTCAAGAGGCTTTGGATCAAGGGGAAATTGCCACCGAAGCGTTAAAAAATGCCGTGGGTATATCTTGGATTTTGGACATTGCCCAAGCCTTTGCTTTTTTTGCCATTGTCACCTCGTTTTTGAGCGTAGCGGTCAGCTTTGTCGATTTCCTATCAGATGGCCTTGGCATTCAAAAAACGCCGCGCGGAAAAGTTCTTCTGGCCAGCTTGGTCTTGGGGCCTCCTTTGCTTTGCGCGCTGCTTTATCCCACTATTTTTCTTCAAGCCTTGAATTATGCAGGCGGGTTTGGCGCAGTGATTTTATTTGGCATTTTGCCTGCCTTGATGGTGTGGAAGGGCCGTTATACTCAAAAGATGGGAAAACGCCAGTTAGTTCCCGGAGGAAAGCCCGTGTTGATCGCTGTCTTTCTCTTTGCCTTTTGGGTCATGGCACTGCAGCTTATTTAA